Within the Pengzhenrongella sicca genome, the region TTCGCCGTCCATCACCTGGATCGCGTAGCGGTATCCACCGAGCGATGCGGCCGCCGACGTCTCGATCGCACGCCGCGAGGTTTCGGCGACAATCGCCGAGACGACGAGGGGCACACAGAGCGTGGCGACGAGCGCCGCGGTGAGCAGAGCCTGACGCCACCGGGAGACGATCAGGCGTCGAAGGAGCATCGGAGTCGTCATATTTGCTGGAGCGCCTCGTCTGCCAGTTTGCCGCCACGGAGATGCAGGGTGCGGTTCATCGCGTCGGAGACGATCGGGTCGTGGGTCACGACCACCACGACGACGCCCTGCTCCTCGGCGATCGAAGAGAGCAGTGCGGCGATCCGCCTCGTGTTCTCACCGTCGAGAGCCCCCGTGGGCTCGTCGGCGAGCAACGCCAGGGGTCGCGACACGAGCGCCCGCGCAATGGCGACGCGCTGTTGCTCTCCACCCGAAAGCGTGTCCGGGCGATGGTCCTCGAACCCACCGAGCCCAACGGTCTCCAAGAGACCTGAGATCTGAGCCGGACTGCATCCCTTACGGCTCATCTCAGCGGCGAACGCAAGATTCTCGGCCACGCTAAGGAAGGAGATCAGGCGGTAGTCCTGGTGAACCATCGCGATGCGCGGATCACCAGGACTACGCCTGGACTGGAACTCAATGGCGGACCCGGCGAGCGTCACGGTTCCCGACGTCGGCTGTTGTCGCCCCGCGAGAACCCGGAGTAGCGTCGACTTTCCGCTCCCGCTCGGCCCAGTAATGGCGAGCGTTCCCGCCTCCGCGTGCAGCGATACGCCGTCAAGGGGCCAGGCAAACGTCCCTCTTCGCCCGTATCGCACGGAGACGCCATCGCATTCCAGTATCATACGACTCCCGAATCAGCGAAACGCGTAGTTGACGCTGAGGCTGTCGATGGCACCGACGCCCCACGAGCTGTACTTGCTCACGTTGAGTTGCGTGAACCAAGCCGTGTTGTGATCGGCATAAAGCGAGACGACGCCGTTGCCCTGCGCCTTGGTGTCACCATTTAGAGCGCTGCACCGAGCACCTGTCCGCCAGCTGTCCGGAGCACCGTTCACTACGGTCTTCTCGGGCCACGCTGAGCAGGTTCCACCGAGTGCCTGAGCAGGGGCCACGAAGCCACCTGCGACGAGTGCCACCATGCCGACGATCATTCCGGCGCGGCGTGCCATTAGTCTGTTCAATGCAATTCCCATCGTTGAAAGGAACCGAGATGCAAGCGTCTCGTTTTCATGGCTGGTGCCATTACAGGGGCTATCAAATCACGTGCTGTGACTGGTGTCAACGGTATCCTCCCATCAGTCACAGCTCCATTCATCGGGTGCGTTGAGCCGGTTGCGGATCTGGCTCGAAGCTGACGAGATAGTGACCCGACAGATGAACAAGCGCCTAGCACGCTCGTCGCGACAACACGCGGAAAACTGAAGCGCAAACAATGGCTCATTTGCCCTGTTTTGGTGACGTCCGCGGCGTCGCTCCTCTTGTCGCAGCACGGGGATCTCGCCTTGTACCGGGAGTTCGCCGTCGTGGCGATCTCCAAGTACCTGATCCGGGCACGTTCCACCCGTCGTGCGCGCTCGTCGATCGCGGCCGGGAGGTCGTGTGCCCGAGTTCAGTGCCGGCACAGCTCGACGGCGTTGAGTAGTCCCTCTGCGGACACGTCACGGCGGGCTGAGAGTCCTCGGACGTCGCCCGGGTGGTGCCACCCGGGACGGCCGGCCACACGTACGTAAAGCAGGATCAGCGCGTTGGTCAGCGCTGCGTTGTCGTTGACGACGCGTAGTCGAGCGAGGTAGTCGCCGGGCGCGGGTTTTGGAGGGAGCGAGCCTTTGGTGCGGGGTCTTCTTTGCCGAGCATGTCGTCTCGGCGTGCCGGGGTCGGATCGTCGCGGTTCTGGGCAGCGTTCGTCGTCAGCGTGGACCGCTGGGACCTGTTCGAGCGTGCCGGCACGCTGGTCCTTGTCCCACTCATGACCCTGCTCGGGCACTGCGCTCGGTTGGTACTATCGCGGCGAAACGCGCCGACGGTACGCGCTGGCATCGACCGCTGCGTCGGTCGCGGACTACTCCGGGCTGCCGCCTGAAGCACGCGCGGTGCTGCCCACGGCCGACCAGCTGCGCGACGCCCTCGACCTCGACGACGCAGACGGGTGACCGACCACTAGCCCTAGGCCGTGCACCGCGAGCGGGGGGTTCACGGGTGCGCGTGAGGTGAGGGCGGGGCCTGTGTGCGGGCTACTTCACGCAACGACCGCCGAGGTGTCGGCGCGCTCGGGTCGGTCCGCGCCGGCGGCCGTATCGGCAGTGCCCCGGCGGGCGGCGCGGCGGCGTACGCGGGCTTTCTTGTCGGGCTCACCGAACCCGATCTTGCGCAGCTCGTCCGGCGTCCAGCCGGCGCTCACGGCCGCGTTGTAGGCGCGCACGTCGTCGCGCTCGGCGTCGCCGATGCGTTGGGTGATCGTCGCTTGAAGTTCGGTCAGTTCACGAGTGGTCTGCTCGCGGACGTCCGCGACGGCCTGTCGGGCGATCGCGATGGTCCGGATCGCGTTGAGCCGGTCGTCCTGCAAGGCCTTGGCGCGGGCGGCCGCGTCATCGGGGGATAGGTGCTTTGCCATGTCCTGATTGTACGGATTGACTGGCCCAATAGGACCCTGTTGCACCGCGGTAATGCGCCGATGGTTCTTCGCGCACGTCGGCGGGCCCCGTCTACCGACGTGCGCGAGGAACCATCGGCGCCCCGGGCGGAGCAAGCTATACATTTAGGGGACCTAAATGGCTCGGATCCTCGACTGGTGGTCGCGGATCGAGCACACTGGTCGTGTGGTCCCCGCATGGGGCGGGTCGCTGCGCTGGGCTGAGAACCTGGTGAGGGCGATGAGCGAACCGGTGTCTGAGGGGCGTCTGTTCGCGCGGCGCCGGCGCGCGAATGTTGCCGGTGGTCGCCGGCACGAGCACAAGGTGAAGGTCACTCCGGAGGAAGAGGGTGTGCTGCTGCGTTTGGCGCAGGCGCAACGCGTGACGGTCCCGCGGTTGCTGGTGGAGTCGGCGTTGGCGGCGGCGTCGTCGGAGACGCCGACGGAGCGGCGCAACGCGATTGCGGAGCTGTTCCGGTTGCACCGGTTGTTGGCGGCGATCTCGAACAACGTGAACCAGATGGCGAAGGCGACGAACGCGACCGGTCAGGTGCACGCCGAGCTCGTGGCGACGTTGGGGGCGGTGCGGCGGACGGCGGAGCGCATCGACGCGGCCGTCCATCTGTCCGGTGCCTTCGCCATGGACAAACAGACACAGTCGCAGGCCGCACTTTTCGGCCTCGAGGAACTCGGCGTGCGTTGCCGAGTACCCATCAGACATCCGCACCCCATACCGCTGGCCCCACATCCCGATGTACACCTCCGAGCTGTGCACGCCAGCGAGGTATGCACGGTCGGCGGGCACATCTTGAGCACTGAGTTCGTCCTCGAACATCACCGGTGTCGCGCCGACGCTCACGATCGCGGAACGCACGGCCGCCCGCTCCTCGGGCATGTCGGTGATGAGGCTGGAGACGAACACCCGGCGCCCGGACGCCCATGCGCGTAGGTCAGCGTCGGTGACCTGAAGTGAGGCCGAAACCTGGTCGATAATCAGTGGTGCCGTCATGGGCGCCAGTTGATCACGAGAAGCGGGGCGGCGACCGACGGGCTGCTGGCACGACCGGGGTTCCCGGACGAATCCGACTTACCTCCTCCCTATCGCACATTTGCGGGTGAGAGTTATCCCTCTCGGTGTCGCTATTTCTGAGCGGGGGAGTGCACCCTGCCCATGTTGGTCCGGAACGCAGGCGCTCCAGCGCTCGCCCGCGCCGTGTCTTTGCGAAAACCGGAGTACTTCGCGGGACCACGTCAGCGGGCGTATCTGCAAGTACGCACGAAAGTCCGCTCTTCCGCGTAGTCTCTCCGTATGTCGACCGTCTCCCGCGGGCCTAGTGATCAAGTGGACGACGAGCTGCTCGTCTTGGCTGACCTGCCTGCGGGCTGGGACCTCCTCAGTCGTTCCGCTGGCAAGCGGCCCGAGGACGCCAGCGTTGAGCTCGACGCGGTGCTCGGCTACGTCGACCAGACCCTGACCGACGAGGAACCTCAAGCCCAGCGCGACCCTGATCGGAACGGCACGGCCGGCGGCCGATGGCGCTACATCCGGCACACTGAGACCAAGACTCGGGTGTACCTCCGGCTCCAGCGCCAGGGTGCGATAGCTGGGGAGGTCCGCATCACCGGCGTCGTGTACCTGCCCGGGCGACCCGGCGACCCGATCACCAGCCACCTGCTGCGCGAGTTGCCAACGGCCCGGATCGAAGCGGCGATCAATAGGCGATTCTTCGCCGCGACGCGCACCAACCCGATCACCGGCGGCGAGGTCGAGCTGCCGAGCGGGCGCAAGGTCGCCGAACGCGACTTACTCAAACCCCTCGCCCCGAAGGGGACTCTCGACTTCTACGAGCTCGTCGCGCTCCAGCACAGCCGACTGACCGCCAACGGCGACGTCAACCCGTCCGCGACGATGGCCGAACTCAGTGGCGTCGCGCTCAGCACCGCCCAAGGCTGGGTCGCCAAAGCCCGCACGCGTGGACTCCTGCCACCCGGACGCCGAGGACGCGCCGGATGACGACCAGAGCCGGCATCTGCAGGCAGGCAGGATGTGGCGGTCCCGACCCTGGGTTGACGCGATCTCGGCTCAGAGTCCGAGTGCTTCCGTCACTCGGTCGGTGAGCTCTTCCTCGGTCATCGTGGTGTCGACCTCGATCAGGTGCAGATCGAGGCTCGTCGCTTCGTCGCGGAGGCGCTCGGTGAACATCCGATCGCGCTCAAGGAGGTTCTGCAGTGCCCTGGCGGGATCACTGGTCTTGCCCGCGATCTCACACGATGAGCCCCGGCTCGAGAATGCGGCACGACGGAAGTCCGGCGTCGGGAGTAGCCAGACGGCGTGGTCAGGTGAGTCGAGACGAGGCCGGACGAGGTGTGGCAGCAGGCGGAATCCCTCGGCGATCACGCCTGGTGCTGGCGGTAGATGCACGAGGTCGTCAATGACTTCGTCGAAGCCCTCGCCGCGAAACCAGTGGAACGTTTCGAGCATCGTCTGGGGTGACCGGTTGACCCATCGCTCGTCCATGTCCATGGCGACGAACTCGTCCACGAACGGGGCGAGGTTTGGGTCGCTCCGGTTGGCGTGATCGGAGATCACGTCATCGGTGACGTACAGACGCAGCCCGTACCGAGCAGCGATGCTCCGAGCAACGGTCGACTTGCCCCCGCCGCTCCCGCCAC harbors:
- a CDS encoding ABC transporter ATP-binding protein; protein product: MILECDGVSVRYGRRGTFAWPLDGVSLHAEAGTLAITGPSGSGKSTLLRVLAGRQQPTSGTVTLAGSAIEFQSRRSPGDPRIAMVHQDYRLISFLSVAENLAFAAEMSRKGCSPAQISGLLETVGLGGFEDHRPDTLSGGEQQRVAIARALVSRPLALLADEPTGALDGENTRRIAALLSSIAEEQGVVVVVVTHDPIVSDAMNRTLHLRGGKLADEALQQI